One window from the genome of Rickettsiella endosymbiont of Xylota segnis encodes:
- a CDS encoding enhanced serine sensitivity protein SseB C-terminal domain-containing protein yields the protein MQKHPLLIGKPRIYPAELAKQLVDFFKKKKDVRTAYLAQVYDPISGEPPHLTIGIVMDVQIDSIAYELKKIVQTTCQENEFIDFMHVDTPEKAELFSSVEPFYVS from the coding sequence ATGCAGAAACATCCTTTATTGATTGGCAAACCAAGAATATATCCAGCAGAACTTGCTAAACAGCTTGTAGATTTTTTTAAGAAAAAAAAAGATGTGAGAACTGCATATTTAGCACAGGTATATGATCCAATTTCTGGAGAACCTCCTCACCTTACTATAGGAATTGTTATGGATGTTCAAATAGATTCTATCGCGTATGAATTGAAAAAAATAGTTCAGACAACTTGCCAAGAAAATGAATTTATCGATTTTATGCATGTTGATACACCAGAAAAAGCAGAGTTATTTTCTTCAGTAGAGCCATTTTATGTTTCTTAA
- a CDS encoding ankyrin repeat domain-containing protein → MEQGANVNATDNEDKSALYWASERGHFEIVKLLIESNAMVDVADAEYGETPSFRASIDGFSDRVELLIKHGADVNTADIYNESPLHGAAANGQINAAKLLLENGADINKIDVLNLFF, encoded by the coding sequence ATTGAACAAGGAGCCAATGTTAATGCAACTGATAATGAAGATAAGAGTGCACTTTATTGGGCCTCAGAGCGGGGTCATTTTGAAATCGTCAAGTTGCTGATAGAAAGCAATGCAATGGTTGATGTGGCCGACGCTGAATACGGTGAAACACCATCGTTTAGAGCGTCTATCGATGGTTTTTCTGATCGAGTCGAATTACTAATAAAACATGGAGCTGATGTTAATACTGCTGATATTTATAACGAATCACCATTGCATGGAGCAGCTGCCAATGGGCAGATTAACGCAGCCAAACTATTGCTAGAAAATGGAGCTGACATTAACAAAATTGATGTTCTTAACTTATTTTTTTAG
- a CDS encoding cytochrome P450, whose translation MENKKNWIQTVQEKLAWLLGRPYPTIPHLRGNIINGRLSLIREEDGILNTLYLAKPLIEAHSSKMCSFWLGRKKVLIIANPDDIYNIKVRYKELIKNKIESFDCLHDENQSILSEADENWKKKRNTYKQHLTIHKIQSSIFEIIKSYIDYIFITHANHINIKELFDDFSIKINQRLLFGLAISPPNQISELSQYKDKLASTILMATSLFGIQESDSITIAKLKEHFLEILKIFPEFLDQNRSSLINAMGKINVKSNEEVRSEDILADFNLLILAGSETNSFALQATIYLLSIHPEVEKKLLQELRKEPLLSLETINQVKYLDRVIKEVFRLYPPAPFILPREINQTLVLTKEVTLEKGDIFFLSPFLTHRLPQIWDSPDDFNPDRFIENKVVKKGAYIPFGLGERVCPGERLSMTIIKFFIACIYSHYQVKLMKEPAGLSIHNSSAFFFKSPPIVRFIPREESSVFLEEKLPSVFSKKL comes from the coding sequence ATGGAAAATAAAAAAAATTGGATACAAACGGTTCAAGAGAAATTAGCTTGGTTATTAGGACGACCGTATCCTACTATTCCTCACCTTCGTGGCAATATTATCAATGGCAGGTTATCTCTTATTCGAGAAGAAGATGGAATTTTAAATACTCTCTATTTAGCTAAGCCATTAATAGAGGCTCATTCGAGCAAAATGTGTTCTTTTTGGTTAGGAAGAAAAAAAGTTCTAATTATCGCCAATCCTGACGATATTTATAATATTAAAGTTCGATATAAAGAACTTATAAAAAATAAAATAGAATCTTTTGATTGTTTACATGATGAAAATCAATCCATTTTGAGTGAAGCCGATGAAAACTGGAAAAAAAAGAGGAACACTTACAAACAACATTTGACAATTCATAAAATTCAATCGTCAATTTTTGAAATAATAAAAAGTTATATCGATTATATATTTATAACTCATGCCAATCATATAAATATAAAAGAACTTTTTGATGATTTTTCTATCAAAATAAATCAACGTTTATTATTTGGTTTAGCCATTTCTCCACCTAATCAAATTTCCGAATTAAGTCAATATAAAGACAAATTAGCAAGCACCATATTAATGGCTACTAGTTTGTTCGGCATACAAGAGTCGGATAGCATAACCATAGCAAAGTTGAAAGAACATTTTCTAGAAATACTCAAGATTTTTCCTGAATTTCTCGACCAAAATCGATCTAGCTTGATTAATGCTATGGGAAAAATAAATGTCAAATCGAATGAAGAAGTAAGATCAGAAGATATTCTAGCTGATTTTAATTTACTTATTCTTGCAGGGTCAGAAACAAACTCATTTGCATTACAAGCTACTATTTATTTATTATCAATTCATCCTGAAGTTGAGAAAAAATTACTTCAAGAGCTGAGAAAAGAACCACTTTTAAGTCTTGAAACTATTAATCAAGTTAAATATCTTGATAGAGTAATTAAAGAAGTTTTTAGATTATACCCTCCAGCGCCTTTTATTTTACCACGCGAAATAAACCAGACGTTAGTTTTAACAAAAGAAGTTACTTTGGAAAAAGGAGATATTTTTTTCTTATCTCCTTTTTTAACGCATCGATTGCCACAAATTTGGGACTCTCCGGACGATTTTAATCCTGATCGATTTATAGAGAACAAGGTCGTTAAAAAGGGAGCTTATATTCCTTTTGGACTAGGTGAAAGAGTATGTCCAGGAGAAAGATTGTCTATGACGATCATTAAATTTTTTATCGCATGCATTTATTCCCATTATCAGGTTAAGTTAATGAAGGAACCTGCCGGTTTATCTATACATAATAGTAGCGCCTTTTTTTTTAAATCTCCGCCGATTGTACGATTTATTCCTCGTGAGGAGAGTTCTGTTTTTTTAGAAGAGAAACTGCCGAGTGTTTTTTCTAAAAAACTATGA
- a CDS encoding ankyrin repeat domain-containing protein, with product MTKTNDRLFDAIKEDDIKEVSKCLKEGAVVYATDSKGRTSLHLAYKSVAIAELLIEHGADPNATDNEGLTPLHNACFYSGIEISKLLIEKGANVNVADYKGLTPLHKACSRGRTAVAKLLIKSGANVNATDQGSPLYIAWFFKRNEIVKLLISAVLLENLGKKENPHYIKQHKDFSAYWDEQMQIINSKIDYLLESEKIGCKNSTQVLLNKIPLVTNNSLLSLSFHQFFKLLNPEAIKKTVSNKTDNSEENISSPPGLSE from the coding sequence ATGACTAAAACAAACGATCGGTTATTTGACGCAATTAAAGAAGATGACATAAAGGAAGTTTCTAAGTGCTTAAAAGAAGGCGCTGTCGTTTATGCAACCGATAGTAAAGGACGGACGTCTCTGCATCTGGCTTATAAATCTGTTGCGATAGCAGAACTACTTATTGAGCATGGAGCTGATCCTAATGCAACCGACAATGAAGGATTAACCCCACTCCATAATGCTTGTTTTTATAGCGGTATTGAAATCTCAAAGTTACTTATTGAGAAAGGAGCTAATGTTAATGTAGCTGATTACAAAGGATTAACACCACTGCATAAAGCTTGCTCAAGGGGCCGGACTGCCGTAGCAAAGCTTCTTATTAAAAGTGGAGCTAATGTTAATGCAACCGACCAAGGATCACCTCTCTATATAGCTTGGTTCTTTAAGCGTAATGAAATAGTAAAGCTACTTATAAGCGCTGTATTATTGGAAAATCTTGGAAAAAAAGAAAACCCTCACTATATAAAACAACACAAAGATTTCTCAGCTTATTGGGATGAACAGATGCAAATAATTAATTCAAAAATTGATTATTTGCTAGAAAGTGAGAAGATAGGTTGTAAAAATTCGACGCAAGTTCTTTTAAACAAAATTCCTTTGGTGACAAATAATTCTTTACTTTCTTTGTCGTTTCATCAGTTTTTCAAATTACTGAATCCGGAAGCAATAAAGAAAACAGTTTCTAATAAAACCGACAATTCTGAGGAAAATATTTCTTCACCTCCTGGACTTAGTGAATAA
- a CDS encoding ankyrin repeat domain-containing protein → MSLELCLAAGNGDLNLVISAIKKGADVDGAQEGNNHPPLNLASKKGHLKVVEVLINHNADINRMDNCGYGYTPLHQACKKGHFEIAKLVIEKGANINATDCNGRTPLHLACQKNYIDIASLLIENKAGVNIADKYKVLPLLLAVGNNREKIIHLLQKNGAEIFGPNDNGEIWDNLVRKRHIDSLKLIIDALLLKIPVR, encoded by the coding sequence ATGTCATTAGAACTTTGTTTGGCTGCTGGAAATGGGGATCTAAATTTAGTTATTTCTGCCATTAAAAAAGGAGCTGATGTTGATGGAGCTCAAGAAGGAAATAATCATCCTCCACTGAATTTAGCATCTAAAAAAGGACATCTTAAAGTTGTAGAAGTATTAATAAATCATAATGCAGATATTAATAGAATGGATAACTGTGGTTATGGATATACGCCATTACATCAAGCTTGTAAAAAAGGACATTTTGAAATAGCAAAGCTAGTTATAGAAAAGGGAGCCAACATTAATGCAACTGATTGTAATGGGCGAACTCCATTACATTTAGCCTGTCAAAAAAACTATATCGATATAGCAAGTTTACTTATAGAAAATAAGGCAGGCGTTAATATCGCTGACAAATATAAAGTACTGCCATTGCTTTTAGCGGTGGGTAATAACAGAGAAAAAATAATACATTTGTTACAAAAAAATGGGGCTGAGATCTTTGGGCCCAATGATAATGGAGAAATATGGGATAATTTGGTTAGAAAAAGACACATTGACTCATTAAAACTAATTATTGATGCCTTATTGTTGAAAATTCCAGTAAGATGA
- a CDS encoding ParB/Srx family N-terminal domain-containing protein → MGAMAEVGLERLGVEALETIYQESQQLGKGLIQASKLMNRWGVFGHNGVEESTLTHLSPTELEITQPRTMGRKAFARLVENIKENGINETVKYIKYNGKNYVVDGNHRLVAARTLGLKEIPVEKVELPYLGYRTTDDLGFYSPGFSNS, encoded by the coding sequence ATGGGCGCTATGGCTGAGGTGGGTTTAGAAAGATTAGGTGTGGAAGCGCTAGAGACTATCTACCAAGAAAGTCAGCAGCTTGGTAAGGGGTTAATACAAGCTTCAAAATTAATGAATAGGTGGGGAGTTTTTGGGCATAATGGCGTAGAGGAATCAACTTTAACTCATCTATCTCCAACCGAATTAGAAATAACTCAACCGAGGACTATGGGTAGAAAAGCCTTTGCTAGATTAGTAGAAAACATTAAAGAAAATGGTATAAATGAAACTGTAAAATATATTAAATATAATGGTAAGAATTATGTCGTTGATGGTAACCATAGGTTGGTTGCTGCTAGAACTTTAGGTCTTAAAGAAATTCCAGTTGAAAAAGTTGAGTTGCCCTACTTGGGATATAGAACAACTGATGATTTGGGTTTTTATAGTCCAGGATTTTCAAATAGTTAG